The following are encoded in a window of Chitinophagaceae bacterium genomic DNA:
- a CDS encoding response regulator transcription factor, which yields MNKGNRETRMQPKILIADDHSMIRKGLKLHMQLTLGYTDIHEVATCNDLMKELVKNKYTHLVLDIILSDGSTLEVIPNIRRVYPDLRILIFSMQPAEIYGEALKQYGINHYMSKAIGEEEMIQELQKFLHNEEPVRRNNIQHHDNPFTSLAPRELEILHYILKGIGTKEIADTLNLKMNTISTIKTRIFEKTTAGNIKELMELATLYNVNY from the coding sequence TTGAACAAAGGAAACAGAGAAACAAGGATGCAACCAAAAATACTGATAGCAGACGATCACAGCATGATACGCAAAGGACTTAAACTGCACATGCAGCTTACCCTTGGCTATACCGATATTCATGAAGTAGCTACCTGCAATGACCTGATGAAGGAACTGGTAAAGAATAAATACACGCACCTGGTGCTGGATATTATTCTATCAGACGGAAGTACCCTGGAAGTGATCCCCAACATCCGCCGGGTATATCCCGACCTGCGCATCCTTATTTTTTCGATGCAGCCCGCCGAAATATACGGGGAGGCGCTGAAGCAATACGGGATCAATCACTACATGTCGAAAGCCATTGGCGAGGAAGAAATGATACAGGAACTGCAGAAGTTCCTGCACAATGAAGAACCGGTAAGGCGCAACAATATCCAGCACCACGACAATCCCTTTACCAGCCTGGCGCCGCGGGAACTGGAGATACTCCATTATATACTCAAAGGCATTGGCACCAAGGAAATTGCCGATACGCTCAACCTGAAGATGAACACCATCTCCACCATCAAAACCCGCATCTTCGAAAAAACAACGGCGGGCAACATCAAGGAACTGATGGAACTGGCCACCCTCTATAATGTGAATTATTGA
- a CDS encoding HAMP domain-containing histidine kinase: protein MQKLLILAAFLLITTVPGAAQPAISSHIQQYTTDNGLPSNGIKGMQWDAKTEFLWMATEAGIVRFNGVDFKSYTKENMPSIASERMLFIVQNNKGRIYTSDQPGNIFLIDRSRPIFWRRSATNSSINPYISHYYLLGVSDTFFTRNAGNIKPTGFSSGFSKIVALSDTSCLILNQGSLFYYSLSLKDPVIRSYGNGNVNTIFKINDRYFIMDNKKDIFLLNVSEQKLVPVPFSGSNNNRLRAVANNSTLFWQTGMSNPVLIDGENAWLLTYDGTSLSAKFISTGIPPDSYIKSVQYSEKNDLLFIGTESKGLIVINQNRVQSKRRNNVNSKNRNSYYSQIELTDGNILTNESDIIGDKRTNENTLPVRGKFSFNISHTGENSLWYTQTNSKIGYNCLFEYNKSTGRTKAYPKIKWGDIVTGSGGKIYLANMTGLGILDEDSLLFLYRYPKTMAGTTTFDFAEISPGILAVATCSGLLRFNTATRRLDTIFSKENICVRSIWKYKDYVFFGTYGSGFYIYRNGIIRSMPLDKNRYLLYPHCFVPDDEGYCWISTNRGLFKSSLSELIDAFENNRPSVYYHYYGKKDGMEMTELNGGCTPCALRLRDKTISFPSMDGLLWVNPGKATPILPSGEIFIDEMTADNNPVNVDSLPQKKLPPQTQEIIIQLGFSSWCNKENIYIDYQLNDTLNWKTVNTGNDAVIRLGNLSSGNYTLRIRKLNGFGINNYTYKVIRFTISTPWHKQWWFYALCLLAVLGITILFFHLRTRQYKIRQRRLERQVAEKTKELQEQNEILEKNDTIKTRLISIISHDIVTPLKFVTVAGKNLIEKRSLMPEALQVETIQEMTNTSQELQLLSTNILNWIKYQNENRRMAKETFNLHELVNQVTGVLTSLAKQKKLSLHNRVNNDLEIHQFFEPLKILVYNLLTNAINFSENGAVLIAAEQKDGLVVVSVSDEGVGMTPEQIKNIMADQFIISSANIDNRKGNGLGYLIIKDLVKIMGATLHIESEKARPDDPVGRGKGTTISVELPSVKPNTASSL from the coding sequence ATGCAAAAGCTACTGATCCTGGCCGCCTTCCTTCTTATTACCACTGTACCCGGTGCAGCCCAGCCTGCTATAAGCTCTCACATCCAGCAATACACTACCGATAACGGATTGCCCTCGAACGGGATCAAAGGCATGCAATGGGATGCCAAAACAGAGTTCCTGTGGATGGCCACCGAAGCAGGTATTGTACGTTTCAACGGGGTTGATTTTAAATCGTATACCAAGGAAAATATGCCTTCGATAGCATCGGAAAGGATGCTTTTTATAGTACAGAATAATAAGGGCAGGATCTACACGTCAGACCAGCCGGGGAATATATTCCTTATCGACCGGAGCAGGCCGATCTTCTGGAGAAGGTCTGCAACAAACAGCAGCATCAATCCCTATATCAGCCATTATTACCTGCTGGGTGTATCGGATACTTTTTTTACCAGGAATGCCGGAAACATAAAACCAACGGGGTTCTCATCCGGTTTCAGTAAAATAGTTGCCCTCAGTGATACTTCCTGTTTGATCCTTAACCAGGGAAGCCTGTTTTATTATTCCCTCAGTTTAAAAGACCCCGTTATCCGGTCTTATGGAAATGGAAATGTGAATACCATTTTTAAGATCAACGACCGGTATTTTATCATGGACAATAAAAAGGATATCTTTCTTCTCAATGTAAGTGAACAAAAACTGGTGCCGGTCCCTTTTTCGGGAAGCAACAATAACCGGTTAAGGGCAGTAGCCAACAACAGCACACTTTTCTGGCAAACAGGAATGAGCAACCCGGTACTGATCGACGGTGAAAATGCATGGTTGCTGACCTACGATGGCACAAGCCTTTCAGCAAAATTCATTTCAACGGGTATTCCGCCCGATTCCTATATCAAGTCGGTTCAATACAGTGAAAAAAATGATCTGCTTTTCATCGGAACCGAATCCAAAGGCCTTATTGTAATTAACCAGAACAGGGTACAGTCTAAAAGAAGAAATAACGTCAACTCAAAAAACCGGAACTCCTATTATTCGCAGATCGAACTTACGGATGGGAATATACTGACCAATGAAAGTGATATCATCGGCGACAAGCGGACCAATGAAAACACGCTGCCGGTTCGGGGAAAATTCTCATTCAATATTTCCCATACCGGTGAAAACTCCCTGTGGTATACACAAACAAACAGCAAGATCGGGTACAACTGCCTGTTTGAATATAACAAATCCACGGGCCGCACAAAAGCGTATCCTAAAATAAAGTGGGGCGATATTGTAACAGGATCCGGCGGTAAAATATATTTAGCCAACATGACCGGGTTGGGCATTCTTGATGAAGACAGCCTTCTGTTTCTTTACCGGTATCCCAAAACAATGGCAGGCACAACAACATTTGATTTTGCAGAGATAAGCCCCGGTATCCTGGCCGTTGCCACCTGTTCGGGGTTATTGCGTTTCAATACGGCAACCCGCAGGCTGGATACTATCTTTTCCAAAGAGAATATCTGTGTACGCAGTATCTGGAAATACAAAGACTATGTCTTCTTCGGCACATACGGTTCGGGCTTTTATATTTACAGGAACGGGATAATAAGATCCATGCCGCTTGACAAGAACAGGTATTTATTATACCCGCACTGTTTTGTGCCGGATGACGAAGGCTATTGCTGGATAAGCACCAACAGGGGACTATTCAAATCAAGTTTATCGGAACTTATTGATGCATTTGAAAACAACAGGCCATCGGTGTATTATCATTATTATGGTAAAAAGGACGGGATGGAAATGACCGAGCTGAATGGCGGGTGTACACCCTGCGCCCTGCGCCTGCGGGATAAAACAATTTCTTTTCCTTCCATGGATGGCCTGCTGTGGGTAAACCCCGGGAAGGCAACTCCCATTTTACCCTCGGGAGAAATTTTCATTGATGAAATGACGGCGGATAATAACCCGGTGAATGTTGACTCGCTTCCGCAAAAGAAGCTGCCCCCGCAGACACAGGAGATTATTATCCAGCTTGGCTTTTCCTCCTGGTGCAATAAGGAAAATATTTACATCGATTACCAGTTGAATGATACACTGAACTGGAAAACGGTGAATACCGGCAACGATGCGGTGATCCGGCTCGGCAACCTCAGTTCGGGAAATTATACCCTGCGCATAAGAAAACTGAACGGGTTTGGAATAAATAATTACACGTACAAGGTCATCCGTTTTACCATCAGCACGCCCTGGCATAAGCAATGGTGGTTCTATGCCCTGTGCCTTTTAGCCGTGCTGGGAATAACCATCCTCTTCTTCCACTTACGCACCCGGCAATATAAGATCAGGCAGCGCAGGCTGGAAAGGCAGGTGGCAGAAAAAACAAAGGAACTGCAGGAACAAAATGAGATACTGGAGAAGAACGATACCATCAAAACCCGGCTTATCTCCATCATCAGCCACGACATTGTTACCCCTCTGAAGTTTGTTACCGTGGCCGGGAAAAACCTGATCGAGAAAAGAAGCCTGATGCCGGAAGCATTGCAGGTGGAAACCATACAGGAGATGACCAACACGTCCCAGGAACTGCAATTGCTCTCCACCAACATCCTCAACTGGATAAAATACCAGAATGAGAACAGGCGGATGGCAAAAGAAACATTCAATTTACATGAACTGGTGAACCAGGTGACAGGTGTGCTTACTTCCCTGGCAAAGCAGAAGAAACTCAGCTTACACAACCGGGTGAACAACGACCTGGAGATTCACCAGTTCTTTGAGCCGTTGAAGATCCTGGTGTATAACCTCCTGACGAATGCGATCAATTTTTCTGAAAACGGCGCTGTGCTGATCGCAGCAGAACAGAAGGACGGGCTGGTGGTTGTAAGTGTAAGTGATGAGGGCGTAGGCATGACCCCCGAACAGATCAAGAACATCATGGCCGACCAGTTCATCATCTCCTCTGCCAATATTGATAACCGGAAAGGGAACGGGCTTGGTTACCTCATCATAAAAGACCTGGTGAAGATCATGGGAGCCACCCTGCACATTGAAAGTGAAAAAGCCCGCCCGGACGACCCGGTCGGACGGGGGAAGGGAACAACGATCTCGGTTGAATTGCCTTCGGTAAAACCTAATACAGCATCCTCACTTTAA
- the serA gene encoding phosphoglycerate dehydrogenase, protein MAENKITSYPKEKINILFLENISDVAVKHFNAAGYTNVKKLNGALSEEELIAAVKNVHLLGIRSKTQVTKRVLEAAEKLQAIGCFCIGVNQVDLRTATRNGVAVFNAPYSNTRSVAELVIGASIMLIRKILDKNKAAHEGRWMKDASGSYELRGKTLGIIGYGNIGKQVSVLAESLGMKVIFYDTEIKLPLGNAEDRKSFKEVVSKSDIVTLHVPELPSTKNMVNKSSLKYFKKGSILINYARGEVVDLEALRKALLEGLLGGAAVDVFPVEPEKNGDPFHTPLQGLSNVLLTPHIGGSTQEAQHNIGDDVSNKLFNYLEKGISTGSHSIPGLALPPQEGTHRILHIHNNVPGVLSEINTQLSRNKINILGQYLKTNDEIGYVVLDVDKNISRNALELLRKVKATIKVRMLY, encoded by the coding sequence ATGGCTGAAAATAAAATAACCAGTTATCCCAAAGAAAAAATAAACATTCTTTTTTTAGAGAATATCAGTGATGTGGCGGTAAAACATTTTAATGCCGCCGGCTATACCAATGTAAAAAAACTGAACGGGGCATTGAGTGAAGAGGAGTTGATCGCAGCGGTAAAAAATGTACACCTGCTCGGGATCCGCAGCAAGACCCAGGTAACAAAGCGGGTGCTGGAAGCAGCTGAAAAACTGCAGGCCATCGGTTGTTTTTGTATCGGGGTTAACCAGGTTGATCTGAGAACAGCTACCCGCAACGGGGTTGCTGTTTTTAATGCCCCGTACAGCAATACCAGGAGTGTGGCCGAACTGGTGATCGGGGCATCCATCATGCTCATCCGTAAGATCCTTGATAAGAATAAGGCAGCCCATGAAGGCAGGTGGATGAAAGATGCAAGCGGCAGTTATGAACTGCGGGGAAAAACGTTGGGCATCATTGGTTACGGGAACATCGGCAAACAGGTGAGCGTGCTGGCCGAAAGCCTGGGCATGAAAGTTATTTTTTATGATACCGAAATAAAATTACCCCTGGGCAATGCCGAGGACCGGAAAAGTTTTAAGGAGGTGGTGAGCAAATCAGACATTGTTACCTTGCATGTACCTGAACTGCCTTCCACAAAGAACATGGTGAATAAAAGCAGCCTTAAATATTTTAAAAAGGGAAGCATCCTGATAAATTATGCAAGGGGAGAAGTGGTTGACCTGGAAGCATTGCGCAAAGCATTGCTGGAAGGGCTGCTGGGCGGCGCCGCCGTAGACGTTTTTCCCGTGGAGCCGGAAAAGAATGGCGATCCTTTCCATACCCCGCTGCAGGGGTTGAGTAATGTGCTGCTTACTCCGCATATCGGCGGCAGCACCCAGGAGGCGCAACATAATATCGGCGATGATGTGAGCAATAAATTATTCAACTACCTCGAAAAGGGTATCAGCACCGGCTCTCACAGCATACCCGGATTGGCGCTTCCGCCGCAGGAGGGCACCCACCGCATCCTGCACATACATAATAATGTGCCGGGTGTGCTTTCAGAGATAAACACCCAGCTCAGCCGCAATAAAATAAATATCCTCGGGCAGTATCTGAAGACCAACGACGAGATCGGTTACGTGGTGCTTGACGTGGATAAGAACATCAGCAGAAATGCATTGGAGTTGCTGCGTAAAGTAAAGGCCACCATTAAAGTGAGGATGCTGTATTAG
- a CDS encoding beta-lactamase family protein, producing the protein MLLINRRFLNGLVIALPALLLIECNPSGNSQHHKSDSSASIELPAPVPISALEASALKAACEAWYDSALAPRGFNGGILVAKNGNIVFEKYSGTAHIPGTDSINATMPLHIASVTKTFTAMAVLKLWQDGKLNIDDEYSKYFPAFNYPGVTIRSLLNHRSGLPNYTHFLDNLGWDKNKVVSNEDVLDFLITRKAELVDISAANTHFTYCNTNYALLALLIERISGRKYGDFISQVFFIPLQMKHSYVFTAADTSRAIPSYNWRGKIEPFNFLDMVYGDKNIYTTVRDLLTWDRVLYTNRLFSPETLAQAYAGYSNERPGIRNYGLGWRMYDHPDGKKIIYHNGWWHGSNASFIRLINDSATIIVIGNKFTRAIYHAKAMASVFGNYSGSSDEEDPEQSSGPHKTSGPMLKTSLPAISGKSKE; encoded by the coding sequence ATGCTATTGATAAACAGACGCTTTCTGAATGGCCTGGTAATTGCCCTGCCTGCCCTCCTTTTAATTGAATGCAATCCTTCGGGCAACAGCCAACATCATAAAAGTGACAGTTCCGCCAGCATCGAACTGCCCGCCCCGGTTCCGATCTCTGCCCTAGAAGCATCCGCATTAAAAGCCGCCTGTGAAGCCTGGTACGATTCTGCCCTTGCTCCCCGGGGTTTCAATGGCGGGATATTGGTGGCAAAGAACGGCAATATCGTTTTTGAAAAATATTCCGGCACAGCCCATATACCGGGTACCGATTCCATCAATGCGACGATGCCCCTGCACATTGCTTCTGTTACAAAAACGTTCACTGCCATGGCTGTTTTAAAACTATGGCAGGATGGGAAACTGAATATAGATGATGAATACAGCAAATACTTTCCGGCATTCAATTATCCCGGTGTGACGATACGAAGTTTATTGAACCACCGGAGTGGTCTGCCCAATTACACCCATTTCCTGGACAACCTGGGCTGGGATAAGAATAAAGTGGTCAGCAATGAAGATGTCCTGGATTTTTTAATAACCCGGAAAGCCGAACTGGTGGATATCAGTGCAGCAAACACCCACTTCACGTACTGCAATACCAACTATGCACTGCTTGCCTTACTTATTGAAAGGATCTCCGGCAGGAAATACGGGGATTTTATCAGCCAGGTTTTTTTCATCCCCCTGCAAATGAAGCACAGTTATGTGTTTACCGCTGCCGATACATCCAGGGCCATTCCCAGTTATAACTGGCGGGGTAAGATCGAACCGTTCAATTTCCTGGATATGGTTTATGGCGACAAAAACATTTACACCACCGTACGGGACCTGTTAACCTGGGACAGGGTCTTGTACACGAACCGGCTCTTCTCCCCCGAAACGCTGGCACAGGCTTATGCAGGTTACAGCAACGAAAGGCCGGGTATACGTAATTATGGACTGGGCTGGCGCATGTATGATCATCCGGATGGAAAAAAGATCATTTACCACAATGGCTGGTGGCATGGAAGCAATGCATCCTTCATACGGCTCATCAATGATTCAGCCACCATCATCGTTATAGGAAATAAATTCACCCGTGCCATTTATCATGCAAAAGCAATGGCTTCGGTTTTTGGAAATTACTCTGGCAGTTCCGATGAAGAGGATCCCGAACAGTCTTCAGGCCCGCATAAAACTTCCGGTCCAATGCTGAAAACATCCCTTCCCGCGATCAGTGGGAAAAGTAAAGAATAA
- a CDS encoding TonB-dependent receptor plug domain-containing protein, with translation MRKFTTRLISIMFLLVPLMSQAQTSISGRVVNERDGAAVEGATVILKGKNTGTKTDANGNFSISAAKGDVLIISSVNFKQQQVKIGSSTSITVRLVSSDGTLGEVVVTAMDIRRNPRELGYAVQKVGGDEIQETQRENFLNALGGRVSGVSLTPTSGNAGASTNIVLRGYNSLALSNQPLFIVDGTIVDNSVLDENSNGGSGLGLVENPSNGTRPINQTTNRGNDYTNRVGDMNPNDIESITVLKGPEATALYGSQASSGAIVITTKKAKAFEAKNSNWEL, from the coding sequence ATGAGAAAATTTACAACCAGACTGATTTCTATTATGTTCTTACTGGTTCCTCTGATGTCCCAGGCACAAACAAGCATTTCCGGAAGGGTCGTCAATGAACGGGACGGCGCTGCAGTAGAAGGTGCTACGGTGATCCTTAAGGGAAAGAACACGGGAACCAAGACAGACGCCAATGGCAATTTCAGTATCTCTGCTGCCAAAGGAGACGTGCTGATCATAAGTTCGGTCAATTTTAAACAACAACAGGTTAAGATCGGTAGTTCAACTTCCATTACTGTACGGCTGGTTAGCAGCGACGGTACATTGGGTGAAGTAGTGGTAACTGCCATGGATATAAGAAGAAATCCCCGGGAATTGGGTTATGCTGTACAAAAAGTCGGCGGAGATGAGATCCAGGAAACGCAACGGGAAAACTTCCTGAATGCTTTGGGTGGAAGGGTATCCGGGGTAAGCCTTACTCCAACAAGTGGCAATGCCGGCGCCTCAACCAATATTGTACTTAGGGGCTATAATTCCCTGGCACTGAGCAATCAGCCTTTATTTATTGTAGACGGAACGATCGTAGATAACTCAGTACTTGATGAAAACAGTAATGGTGGCAGCGGGCTTGGTTTGGTAGAAAATCCTTCTAACGGAACAAGGCCTATTAACCAAACTACCAACAGGGGAAATGACTATACCAACCGGGTGGGCGATATGAACCCGAATGATATCGAATCGATCACCGTTTTGAAAGGCCCCGAAGCAACGGCGCTATATGGCAGCCAGGCAAGTTCAGGTGCTATTGTTATCACCACAAAAAAGGCCAAGGCATTTGAAGCAAAAAATTCAAATTGGGAGCTATAA